Proteins encoded together in one Camelus dromedarius isolate mCamDro1 chromosome 11, mCamDro1.pat, whole genome shotgun sequence window:
- the NR4A1 gene encoding nuclear receptor subfamily 4immunitygroup A member 1: MPCIQAQYGTPAPSPGARDHLASDPLTPELSKPNMDLASPEAAPAVPTALPSFSTFMDGYTGEFDTFLYQLPGTAQPCSSASSSASSTSSSSATSPASASFKFEDFQVYGCYPGTLSGPLDETLSSSGSDYYGSPCSAPSPSTPSFQPPQLSPWDGSFGPFSPSQTYEGLRAWTEQLPKASGHPQPPAFFSFSPPAGPSPSLAQSPLKLFPSQAAHQLGEGESYSMPTAFPGLVPTSPHLDGSGMLDAPVSSAKARSGAPGGSEGRCAVCGDNASCQHYGVRTCEGCKGFFKRTVQKNAKYICLANKDCPVDKRRRNRCQFCRFQKCLAVGMVKEVVRTDSLKGRRGRLPSKPKQPPDASPAHLLTSLVRAHLDSGPSTSKLDYSKFQELVLPHFGKEDAGDVQQFYDLLSGSLEVIRKWAEKIPGFAELSPGDQDLLLDSAFLELFILRLAYRSKPAEGKLIFCSGLVLHRLQCARGFGDWIDSILAFSRSLHSLVVDIPAFACLSALVLITDRHGLQEPRRVEELQNRIASCLKEHVSAEAGEPQPASCLSRLLGKLPELRTLCTQGLQRIFYLKLEDLVPPPPIVDKIFMDTLPF; encoded by the exons ATGCCCTGTATCCAAGCCCAATATGGGACACCAGCACCAAGCCCAGGAGCCCGTGACCACCTGGCAAGCGACCCCCTGACCCCTGAGCTCAGCAAGCCCAACATGGACCTGGCTAGCCCCGAGGCGGCCCCCGCTGTCCCCACTGCCTTGCCCAGCTTCAGCACCTTCATGGACGGCTACACAGGGGAGTTTGACACCTTCCTCTACCAGCTGCCGGGAACAGCCCAGCCGTGCTCCTCGGCTTCCTCCTCGGCCTCCTCTACATCCTCATCGTCGGCCACCTCCCCCGCCTCTGCTTCCTTCAAGTTCGAGGACTTCCAGGTGTACGGCTGCTATCCTGGCACCCTGAGTGGCCCCCTGGATGAGACCCTGTCCTCCAGCGGCTCTGACTACTATGGCAGTCCCTGCTCAGCTCCGTCACCGTCCACGCCTAGCTTCCAGCCACCCCAGCTCTCTCCCTGGGACGGCTCCTTCGGCCCCTTCTCACCCAGCCAGACTTATGAAGGCCTGCGGGCATGGACAGAGCAGCTGCCCAAGGCTTCTGGGCACCCCCAGCCACCGGCCTTCTTTTCCTTCAGCCCTCCAGCTGGTCCCAGTCCCAGCCTGGCCCAAAGCCCCCTGAAGCTGTTCCCCTCACAGGCTGCCCACcagctgggagagggagagagctaTTCCATGCCAACAGCTTTCCCAGGCCTGGTGCCCACTTCTCCACACCTTGATGGCTCGGGGATGCTGGATGCACCCGTGAGCTCAGCCAAGGCCCGGAGTGGGGCTCCAGGTGGAAGCGAGGGCCGCTGTGCTGTGTGTGGGGACAACGCTTCATGCCAGCATTATGGCGTCCGCACCTGCGAGGGCTGCAAGGGCTTCTTCAAG CGCACAGTGCAGAAAAATGCCAAGTACATCTGCCTGGCTAACAAGGACTGCCCTGTGGACAAGAGGCGGCGAAACCGCTGCCAGTTCTGCCGCTTCCAGAAGTGCCTGGCTGTGGGCATGGTgaaggaag TTGTCCGGACAGACAGCCTGAAGGGGCGGCGGGGACGGCTCCCTTCAAAGCCCAAGCAGCCCCCAGACGCCTCCCCTGCCCATCTCCTCACCTCCCTGGTCCGGGCACACCTGGACTCAGGGCCCAGCACTTCCAAACTGGACTACTCCAAG TTCCAGGAGCTGGTCCTGCCCCACTTCGGGAAGGAGGATGCCGGGGACGTGCAGCAGTTCTACGACCTGCTCTCCGGTTCCCTGGAGGTTATCCGCAAGTGGGCCGAGAAGATCCCGGGCTTTGCCGAGCTGTCCCCGGGTGACCAGGACCTGCTGCTGGACTCAGCCTTCCTGGAGCTCTTCATCCTGCGCCTGGCCTACCG GTCTAAGCCAGCTGAGGGGAAGCTCATCTTCTGCTCAGGCCTGGTGCTACACCGGCTGCAGTGCGCCCGAGGCTTCGGGGACTGGATCGACAGCATCCTGGCCTTCTCTCGGTCCCTGCACAGCTTGGTTGTCGACATCCCTGCCTTCGCCTGCCTCTCTGCACTTGTCCTCATCACAG ACCGGCACGGGCTGCAGGAGCCGCGGCGCGTGGAGGAGCTGCAGAACCGCATCGCCAGCTGCCTGAAGGAGCACGTCTCGGCCGAGGCCGGTGAGCCCCAGCCGGCCAGCTGCCTGTCGCGCCTGCTGGGCAAGCTGCCTGAGCTGCGGACCCTGTGCACCCAGGGCCTGCAGCGCATCTTCTACCTCAAGCTGGAGGACTTGGTGCCCCCTCCACCCATTGTGGACAAGATCTTTATGGACACACTGCCCTTCTGA